The stretch of DNA GTTTAAGTAAAGAGGGTTAGGCGAGCAAGGGTtgttgatgtaacgacccggccggtcgttttgagtattacaacctcgtttccctatttacttctcaaatttggctttacagttgttgtttGACTTGCCGGagaaattggttcgggtccggtgagattttggaatgaattggaacatcttgttccaaggtttaaaacttaagttaaaatagtgaccggatgtcgattcttcaagaatatgtggtatcacattaagagaatgagctccaaattcggttttgattgaagtattagatccatattgaaattacggagccatagcaaaaagaatcattgaattcggacatcatatgagagagttatgcctatttccgtgtCGGGAATAATTTTCCATCGCCACGAGCGCCCAGGgtttatatggaattgattcctatacctcgtgttgattgtatcaaattattttgactaagattcgaggcgttcgtaGGCCGAATcaagaggaaaaggtttattggaataaagaatttgcttgaattgaggtaagtaactcttctaatcttggagttgagggtatgatccctgaatatatgtattttatgaattgttgggaggtgacacacatgctaggtgacgggcgtgtgggcgtgcactatagaaattatgacataattgtttatgtggaattttatagttaaataaccttcgtattttccatgtggttttatgtgttaaagaaattgagctgaaaagcatattacaaatcatgttgaggctatgtgccagtattattggaacccacagaggtcatattactgtgaattattaTGTTGAATTGAAAagtcatattcagtcatattcatttcattgcatatcataactcagttttatgactctattttgatgcataaaaatattttgggtcgaatgccctgttttactgagatgcccaagtggcttgagaggtttatgactgagtgaggccgagggcttgatttatgtttcatattcatgggatcgggctgcatgccgcagcatgttgcatatttatgggatcgggctgcacgcagcagcatgttgtatatttatgggatcgggctgcacgccgcagcatgtttgatatcggccgagggcctgattgtgaggatattaataccatagcacgtgagttgtccacgtAGCACGTGacttgaccgtgcgggtccaggtatttataccatagcgtgtgagttgtccgcgtagcacgtgagttgaccgtgcggatccaggtattgatatgatggcacgtgagttgtccatgtagattataacacttgggatgaaggatcccctccagagtctgtacacacccccagtgagcgcaggtacctactgagtgcgagtgtcgagtgctgagtgatgagtgactgggaggcatgagtgattgtgaggtatgcccgagtggcaagagtgattgtgaggtatgcccgagtggtatgagtgactgtgaggtttgcccgaggggttgtatatgagtaaTGTTCTGCCCGacgggctgtttatgatttttatcattgagttgcattgcattggcatgcacacatgacatacatgcatagagatgtattttctcgTGCTGTattgcatcacatcattcatgatttttcacacattgttgacagatgggcatagtgatgcatttatttttgtttttttacacgggttatccggaaggaaaatgaaacatcttatttattattgacaagattttgggagaaatttattgttttcaaactattcatatttttggcaactccagcaaacgattggggttttcactgatgtatttgaaagaaagaactactattttgaaatcatgatttggctgaacATTttgtctctgagttacttctggtattatttgctttatgttgttatggattgttgtggactattggttttggacccgacttggtggaagctcgtcactactttcaacctacggctaggtttgttacttactcagtacatggggtcggttgtactgatactacacttctgcacattgcgtgcagatgttggctgttgttgttgctgtgctcgatggttgcgggacttgaagatgtacctgcgttcctgttgtagctgcctcttgttcagggtagccttagatttataaaagctctgtttatgtattattcaaacagactatgtatttatttcattttcgctttgtatactctattctgagaagctcatgatttgtactaccagttcttggggagagtatcggttttagatattttcttttaattaattttattagaattagatagttggaaattggcttacctaacgggttgggttaggtgccatcatgactagtgggtttttgggtcgtgacagttgatctctaagatcaacagATGAGATGAAAAGAAGAGCAGGGCGGGTCAACAGGAGCGGGTGGCGACCGGGTTTATTAAAGGGCTCAtctggtttgggcttggggttATTGGGTCAAGGATTTTGGACGTTTAGGCCATTGAATTGGTCCGGAATTTGTCCTATTTTGGGCCAGCATTTAAAATACCcgaatttaattaaaaataaattattaaagggTCTTTTTTCTCTCAGCGAACGTTAGGTGACCTTGCTAACCTGCGCATCCACCGGAAATGGAGGGAAGAGGATGATGAAAGAGGAACACCAGTAAAACGCCAGTAGTAGAGAAGAATCTTACTAATATCATACTGCGGGAACAAGGAAAATAAATAGCTAAAGCCAAAGAAAAGATGCAAGATGAAGAAGAAGACACTGAGAGTGACCCTAATTGACCAGATCTGAGTGATTCTAGGGTTAAATTGGCTACTCCGGTAAGATCAACTGTCAAGGAGGCAACGAGATCACCAATTCAAATAGGTGAGGCGACTACTAGCAAAACAAACCCCAATGGAACAATGCATGCAAGCCCAATAGCAGAGCAACAAGTTGCAGAGAGCAAAGAGTAGAGGAGTACACAAGATAAAGTTGATGAGAAAGCTGGAGAAGGCGGCAGATCTTGGGCAAGATTATTTCAGGAGAATAAACTTGCTGCAAAAAGGATGAACTTATCATACATCCCTCCGGTGATACAAGTTGGAGAAATAGTAGTTCAATTGTTAGAAGAAGACCTTGAAGAGGAAAACCAGAAGTGGAATAGAGCTGTGATACTATATGTGGTGGGAAATACTCCGACCATTGGGGCAATTGAAAGATTCATAGCAAGCCAGTGGAGCAGGGTCAAAAAACCAAAGGTACTTTTCCATAATGATGGCTACTTTGTAATTTTGTTGTCTAGCAGCGAAAAGAGGGAAGATGTACTGATGAATAGACCATACACTATCAATAGCAGGCCTATTATCATGAGGCCATGGACATAAACCTTTGACTTCAATGAAGAGATACTAAAAACTATTCCACTATGGGTTAAATTCCCTAATTTGCCTCTGAATTACTGGAGTAAACAGGCTTTGACTAAAATTAGAAGTGGCTTAGGCAAACCGCTATATGCGGATGGATGTACTACAATTACAGAGAGGATTACCTATGCTAGAATTCTGATTGAAATGGACATCACCAGGCCTACCTCAGAAGATCAAACTACACGATCCTAAGGGTAAGGTGTTGGAGAAGATAATGCACTATGATTGGAAACCACATTACTATCAAACTTGTTGTCAGTTGGGTCATTCATGCAGAGATCAAAAGAAACAGAAGCTCGATGATGAATTACAAAAAGGTATTACTGTGAAACTAAAGCAAGAATGGAGAGCAGTGAGGAAACTGGACCCTGCAACAGATAAAATTGATACACAAGGCAGATTCCTTGACCAAATGGAGAGTGCACGCAGTGAACAAGTAATCTAAGTAAAACCAGATAAGAATTGGCAACTTGCTAGAGGAAAGTTTGCCTTAAAGAATAATATAGCAACTGCAAAGGAGAGTGAAGTTGATATTAGGAATGCTTTCAAGGCCCTAGTGGACACAACACAAAAAATAGTACAAATGTCTGAGGCTCACAATACTAGAGGACAGCAGAACAGGTGTGATAGAGGAGGTACCCTACAACAATCCAACTTATGCTGATGAACATTGTAACTTGGAATGTAAGGGAGATGAATAAAGTTTATAAAAAAAAGAGCTCAAAATATTTTATAAGGAGAATAAGGTAGTACTAATAGCTATTATAGAAAATAGAGTCAAAAAGGAAAATGCAGCAACAATAATGAAGAAGAGCCTAAACAACTGGAAGTGGGTAGACAATTATGAAGATGCATCAGGAGGTAGAAAATGGATAACATGGGATCAAATGCAAGTGACATTCTCTTTGATCAAAACCCGTGAACAATTCATACTGGGACAAGTCAGCATAGTTCCAATTTTAATTTTTGTGCAGTATATGAAAAGCATACTATTCAAGATAGGAAGAGGTAATGGGAGGACATGAAGATACTACTAAATGGTATAAGTGGACCAAGTCTGGTAATGGGTGATTTCAACACCATTTTATCCAATGAAGATAGAATACAGGGGAATCCAGTTCAGGAAAGTGAAGTTAGGGACTTCAAAAACTTTATGCTTGATAGTGGGCTTGAGGAGCTAAAGACACTAGGAAGAAAATTCACATGGACAAACAATCAGATACACAGTAGAATTGATAGAATCCCGGTGAACTCTAAATGGGTGCAAAAAAGGACACATATGACAAGGGTTGTTATGAATCCTGGTTTCTCTGATCACTACCCAATAAGTGTAGGATTTGATGATATCTCTGAGCAAGAAAGTAGGCCTTTCAAATTCCTCAATTGCTTGGCAAATCATGAGGAGTGTGATAAAGTATTGCAGCAATGCTGGAGGCAGAAGAGTATATGCACATGTATGATGAATGTATGGAGGAAACTTAGAATGCTGAAAGGCAATCTAAAACAGCTGAATAAGCAAGAGTTTAGTGGAGTAGAAAACAAGATTCAGACGACAAGGTACAAGCTAAACACCATCCAGAATAAGATGCACATTCTTGATGGTGACTCAGAACCAATGGAACAGGAAAGACTAGCAAAAATGGAATTGGAGAAATGGCTGATGGTTAAGGAGAGTGTGTGGAAACAGAAATACGGAGTGCAATGGCTCAAATTGGGAGACTCAAACTCAGCATACTTCCATGTTTGTATGAAAAATAGACAAGCAAGGAACCACATTGGCAAGTTGACTAGTAGTGAAGGGCAAATACTGAACCATCCTGATGAAGTTGAAAAGGAGATCCTAAGTTTTTACAAAGTACTACTTGGGTCAGCTGCGACTCAATTACCAGTTGTCCTGCCAAACATTATGCAGAATGGTTACACCTTAAGTCATAGCCAAAAACTGCAGCTCATCAGACCAATCACAAGGGAGGAAATAAAACAAGCTATGATGCATATTGAGGATAATAAAGCACTAGGGTATGATGGATACAAtgctttctttttaaaaaaaatatggcCAATCTTAGGAGAGGAAGTCACTTATGCAGTGATGGAGTTCTTTCATACTGCTGAAATATGCAAGTCCATCAACTGCACAACCATCACCTTGATTCCTAAAGTGAAGAATCCAGCCAATATCAAGGAGTTCAGGCCAATTTCTTGCTGCACAATCCTTTATAAGATTATCTCTAAAGTTCTAACATCTAGATTGCAGGGAGTCATGCATGATATAATTGACAACTGTCAAACAACCTTTGTACATGGgagattatttacatataatatAATTATGATCTATAAGCTAATTAAAGGGTATAGGAGGAAGAATATATCCCCAAGGTGCATGTTAAAAATTGATATGCAAAAGGCTTATGATTTTGTTGAATGGGTTTTCATTGAGCAAGTGACGAAGCTGCTGAGATTTCCTGAGATATTTGTCAAATGGATAATGGCATGTTTGTGTTCAGTCTCATATTCAGTACTTATCGATGGCAAGCCAACAGTACCCTTTGAGACAAAGAAAGGACTAAGACAGGGAGATCCCCTATCCCCATTTCTATTTTTAATGGTTATGGAATACTTGAGTAGGTTACTAAAGCCTTTGAAGGAGAAAAAGAACTTCAAATTTCACACAAAATGTGCAAAAATCAATCTGGTGCAACTGGATTTGCTGATGACCTGTTATTATTTTGTAAAGGAGATCTTCAGTCTGTAAGTATACGTTACAACTAGTTCCAAATATTTTTTGCAGCCTCAGGTTTAGTAGCAAATCTAAACAAAAGCAATGTCTACTTTGGTGGAGTTAGTTGTGAGGTGCAGAAACAAATTATGGAGCTACTTGGCTACTCTAAAAGTGATCTACCATGTAGATATCTGGGAGTTCCCCTTAGCACAAAGAGACTAACAACTGTTCAATGTGAACCACTGATCGATAAGATGCTAGGAAGAGTTCAGAACTGGACTTTTAAGTTCTATCCTATGCAGGAAGAGCTATGCTAGTGAAAAGTATTTTATTTGCTGTCCAAACTTTCTGGGCTCAAGTATTCATCTTACCAAACAAAATAATATAGTTCATTGAGGCTATATGTAGAAGATTTCTATGGACAGGGGCTGCTGAACCTACTAAAAATGTACTAATTGCTTGGAAAAAGCTTTGTGCTCCAAAGGTAGCAGGGGGCCTTAACTTCGTTGATGTTGAGATGTGGAATAAGGCAGCAATATGTAAGCTCTTATGGAGCATCTTCACAAAAAAGGAGAAATTATGGGTGATATGGGTACATTCATACTACATTAAAGACAAAACTGTATGGGGCACAGAACCAAACAATACTTCTTAGATCATGCAGAAACTTTTCAAGCCTAAATACTACTTTAAGGCTGCTAGATACACTGAAAAAGATATTTCTCAGATGAAAAGATTCTCAATTCGACAAATCTATAAAGATATGCAAGGTGAATTCCAGAAGGCGACATGGAGAAAGCTAGTATGTAATAATCAGGGATTGCCAAAGTGGACCTTTATCATGATATTAGCATTGCTTAATAGGCTTGCTACAAAAgacagattggccaaatggggtATCATTCCAGATCAACTATGCCACTTATGTGAAAAGGAGAATAAAACAGTGCAACATCTTTTCTTTGAGTATGAAGTCACTGGAAGCATATGGCAGCAGCTGCTGTACTGGCAAGGAATACAGAGAGTGAAGAAAAAGTGGCAAGAAGAGATCCAATGGATAGAGCAGTTTGCGAAAGGCAAGAGTGCTGGGGCTGCAGTATGTAGAATGACCTTTGCAGCAACGGTTTATCATGTCTGGTAGGAGAGAAATTGTGTCTTTTTCCAAAAGAAGAAGAGATCAGCCAAAGCCATAACTCGACTGATCATTCAGGAAATCCATGTGAGGGCTGGTTGTTTTCCTAGGCTAATGAGCACAATGAAACAGATGAATTGGTGCCTAGAAATGGCCTAGGTATGCGAGGAGTATAGTAGAATGGTAGTCATTATTAGGTAACTCCAAGCTGGGGCTTCATGTCTAGCTGAAGCTATGCTTAGACAAAGTACTGTTATGTGCTAGTTTGTACATAATTATACTTGGTAAATAAAATCTTTACTTACCAAAAGAATGAATTATTAAAACGtctaataaatgataaaaatattatttatgctatgaaaaatgcttgaaaataataactcaccattataaaaatataaaatactattttggcataaataatataataaatgcaGTTATTTATAGGATATAAGCTATTATTgtaaaaattatgtaaatagctcaaaaacaaacaaatgtaattatatgaaatgaagtaaaatattataaaacatacatgTGGGTATAAAGAATaaatttagatgattaaatcagcccaaaataatttgaaggaataattaataaatatttaatatcaattttaaagctttaaaaattataagaaattatagaaaatacttatatgactcttgtaaattgggtaataatgcaaaatgatatttcgAAAGCATAtagaatattttataaaatatgaggacaATATTGGATATCAACACCATATACTACCCATATTCCCATCAGTCAGGGCCCAATTTTCCTGTACTATCTTACCAATCTCTAGATGTTCAGCTAAGTAATTATAGAatctgaatattttttttttccagtctGAGGTGAAGCTTCTATCTGTATGCTCAGGGGGCAATAATTTGAGAAATGAGGATCCATTACCTGAACTTGTAGTGGAGGCATGTTGACCATCCAAGCAGCATTTACAATAGCTCGATCAATCCTACTATACACATGGTTATTATTCCATGTATATGTTCTTCCAACTGTTGGCATTTCATTCATCCTGCAATTTTCTATGAATTCTTTGAAGTCCTTGGTTTCATGCTCTTGTACTTCACTGCCATGGCTTCTATCATCAGTAGATAGTATAGAGTTAAAATCACCCATGATCAACCTACTTCTTCAGAAACAACTCCATCTCCTTGTGCTTGAACACCTTATTGAACCCCTTCACATTACATGCAACTATTATCATGTTTGAGGATTATGAGTATCCCTATACCCTGCAGTCTCACCCTTCCCATATGTTCTATATTTTACAGTCTGAATTTGATTTGAGCTCTGTTCATTAGGGTGTCCTCCTTCAACCAGCATCTTAAATCCATTTATGACAGTTACATGATTACCATGTTGAGGCACTTGTGGATTATTTGTTGCTGATCTGCCCCTCACTTCTCTCCAATCTCCAGCATCATCAAGCATTGTCTGCTTTGTTGGCATTCCATCCTGTTGAGTTGCCTCTGTTGCTTCAACAAGCTCCTGATGTTTGGCTTTGTCgttagctccaaccaccttccaTTCTGTTTTCTGCTGCTGTGGCTTGGCCTTCTGTTGTGGCACTAGTTTACTCTCATTCTGATTCTGCTGTTGCCTCTCAGTTTGACACATATGCCCTAATTGCCAACACTTAGGACAATAGATTAGTTTCAGTCATACCACAATACTTGTTCAGACACCCTCCCTTTTGGATCCTTGACCTTGACACTACTAGGTAATTCCCTAGTGACATCCACTTCCACAAGGATTCTAGCAAAAGATATTCTAGCATAGCTTGTAGTAAAATCATCAGCATATAGTGGTTGCCCCAAACCACTCCTAATTTTGCTTAGAGTAGCAGGACTCCAGCAGTACTTGTTGAGAATATTTACCTTCAACTTCTAgttgaaattcttgaaaaaaaTCATCCAAAATCGAGCTCAATAAATTTAAAAACGATGGAAGAATGAATAAAATTGCCCCAAAAATATATTCTTATATTTGAAGTAGTCTTTAATGCGATTACAACTAGCCAATGAGATCGAACTAGCCGGATGAAACACATCACAATTGTGCACACACAATTGCGATCACGATGCACATATTAACCTACCCCCTACCTTGCGTGATCACGCGATATCATTGAAGCCCATATCCTTAACCACTGCGATCCCATCGTTTGACTGCGATCACACAACTCATCAACACCACCCAAAAACAAAAAACTGCAATATGGTTTAAAAGTGCGCTTAAACACCACCGAGCCTCTCGGGTCCCAATTCAAGCATATACCAATAAATCCAAAAACTTCATACAAACCCATAGAAAGTCTGAAAACATGAAATGAGACCCTAAAATTCAAAATGAGAAATTGAATTGTTACACATTCTATTCAttggtataatatatatatatatatatatatatatatatatatatatatatatatatatatatatatggagtatCTTTTTTGCTAGAtaaaaaatatgtaattataCATTTTATATTATATTCGAGATACTGATTATTAATTGTATATTAGTTGTCCATAGTGTTATGCCAATGATAGTTTGGCGAAGCAAATGAGTGGTACAAGGCAGAGAGCAGGAGGATAGTGTAGCAAAAGATGGAAACCAGCTTGCCCACAAAAGTCGTTTTGAGCCGTTTGAAAACAGGGGACCCATCTACATCCACATCCACATCCACATCCACATCGTCCAACCTTTTTCAATAGAAAGATTTTCAAATTTATTGAGAGGTTTGAAAAAGTTAATTTGACTCCCCTCTTTCTATATCTGCCACTCTCTGTAGTTTATTTAATGTGTTTTTCTTGAAACTAGAAGAGGGGGTCCTGGTCCTCTCTCTACCTGTATCTTATTGTCTGTACTAACAAGGGGTCAGTCTTCAAGAAACTCCTTCACACTTTGATACTCTCCTTTTCCTTTAACTTGAAAAAAGACGTTTAAATACAAGTAAGTGCTTCTCTGTAGAAGTTTGTGAGAAGATGAGTGCTTCAAAGTTCATCAAATGTGTAACTGTAGGTGATGGTGCTGTTGGCAAGACCTGCATGCTCATTTGTTACACTAGTAACAAGTTCCCCACTGTGAGTTTCTACTTACCCAACCCTCCTCTTTACCTCATTTGGAAAGAGATTGTGGTTTTACTTGTTCCTGTTtctttatttttccttaatttcttttcttttctgggATTTGGATGTAAAAGATTCTTTCACTTAAAAGAAACCTTGTTCTTCATTTGTCCCCAGGGAAGTAGGTAGCTAGTTTAGCAGTACTCTATTGGTTAACCTAGCTATTTTGGGCTTTTACTTGCAGGATTATATTCCAACTGTGTTTGACAATTTCAGTGCTAATGTGGCTGTGGATGGGAGCATTGTCAATTTGGGGTTGTGGGATACTGCAGGTACTTCCACTTTTTATTTAATGattgatttttattttcttatttttcccaAATGAAATTAGGTATCTTAGCTTCTAGTAATATACTACTTGCTAATGGTTTTCTAACTGTGTCTTAAAGGTCAAGAAGATTATAGCAGGCTGAGACCACTAAGCTATAGGGGTGCAGACATCTTTGTGCTAGCTTTCTCTTTAATCAGCCGGGCCAGCTACGAAAATGTTCTAAAAAAGGTACTACTATTATCCAACACTTTATCGACTTAATAGCCACATTGGTCTCATTCTTTGAAAAATGAAAAATCTTTCTCCTAAATGAATAGATTTACTCCAATAAAAGCAATTCT from Nicotiana tomentosiformis chromosome 11, ASM39032v3, whole genome shotgun sequence encodes:
- the LOC104113884 gene encoding uncharacterized protein → MQKLFKPKYYFKAARYTEKDISQMKRFSIRQIYKDMQGEFQKATWRKLVCNNQGLPKWTFIMILALLNRLATKDRLAKWGIIPDQLCHLCEKENKTVQHLFFEYEVTGSIWQQLLYWQGIQRVKKKWQEEIQWIEQFAKGKSAGAAVCRMTFAATVYHVW